GGGCCGAGGGTGAGTCGGTGGTCGGGGCCGTACGGGCGCACTTCCTGGCGGGGCTGGCCCGACGGGACCCGGTGACCGGGCTGAGCGACCATCCGCAGGTGCTCGCCTTCCACCGGCTGCTCTACGGGACGCCGTCGCTGGTCGCGCGGGCGTACGGCCATCTGGAGCGGGCCGAGGCCGCGCTGGCCGAGGTGCTCGGGGGCGGGCTCGACGCGCGGGTCGCCGCCGGGCAGATCGTGACCGTACGGCGGGTGCTCGCGGAGGAGAACCGGCGGCGGGTGGAGCGGGGGGATCCGCTGGAGGAGGTCGAGCGGGATGCCGTCGCCGCTGCCGAGCGGGTGTTCGGGCGGCTGGAGGGGGCCCTGCCGCTCGGGATGCGCTGAGGACGCTTCCGGCGCAGTGAGCAGCGGCCCGCCCGGGGTGCTCGCGAGAGTGCGTGATCCTCGGTAATAAATTTAACTCGGTTGCATTTTTGGTACGCTCGGCGGAATGATGCCTCGCGACCCCGCCGACCCCCCTGCCGACCCCGCCGGCGACCCCACCCTCCTCCAGGACGTCCTGGCCCACGAACGCGCGTACCACGACAACTGCCGTGCCGCGCTCGCCGCCATGGTCGAAGGGGCGGGCGAGCAGGTCGTCGTCGGCGAGGACGTCTCCGCCTCGGGCGCCGACGCGGAGGTGCTCGGGTATCGGCTGCGCAGCCGAGCCAAGGAGATGCGTGAGCTGCCGGAGGGGCCGCTGTTCTTCGGGCGGCTCGACTTCGCCGCTCGGGCGCGGAGCGACCACGCCGGGCAGAGCTACCACCTCGGGCGGCTGCGGATCAGCGAGGACCCTGCCGTGCCGCCGCTCGTCGTGGACTGGCGTGCACCGGTTTCGCGGGCCTTCTACCAGGCGAGTTCCCGTGATCCCCAGGGAGTCGCCGTCCGGCGTCGCTTCGGGTGGGCGCCGGGGAGCCGGGGGGACTCGGCCGACCTCACGGGGCTGGAGGACGAGCACCTGGAACGCCGTAGCCCCTCGAACGGCCCCGGCCCCGGCCCCGGCCCCGAGTCCGGCCCGGAGCCCGACGCCGACGCCGACGCCGACGTCGGCACTGGCACGTCGTCCCCGGGCAGCCTCCTCGCCGCCGAGATCGAGCGGCCTCGGCTCGGTCCGATGCGCGACATCGCCGCCACCATCCAGCCGGAGCAGGACGATCTGGTGCGGGCGGATCTGGCGACCTCCGTCTGCGTGCAGGGCGCCCCCGGCACCGGCAAGACGGCCGTCGGCCTGCACCGCGCCGCGTACCTGCTCTACACCCACCCCCAGCGCATCCGTCGCGGCGGACTGCTGATCCTCGGCCCCAACCGCACGTTCCTCTCGTACATCGCGGAGGTGCTGCCCGCGCTGGGCGAGACGGGCGTACGTCAGTCGACGGTCACGGACGAGATCGCCCGGCACGAGGTGAGGGCGGAGGACGACGAGCGGGCGGCGGTGGTGAAGCACGACGCGCGGATGGCGGAGGTGCTCCGACGAGCGCTGTACGCCGGCGTCGCGGGCGGCGGCGGGTCCGGGGACCGGTCGGGGCGGGGGGAGGCGTCGGAGCGGGGGGAGGCGTTCGGCTCCCTAGTCCTGGCGGAGGGCTCGCATCGCTGGCGGGTGGCCGGGGACGAACTTCGGCGGATCGTGGCGGACGTACGGGCCGAGGAACTGCCGTACGACGTCGGGCGGGAACGGGTCCGGGCACGGGTGGTCCGGTTGCTGCGGGACCAGGCGGAGCGGCGGGCCGGGCCGCGCTCGAACGCCTGGCTGTACCGGATCTCGCGGTCGCGGCCGGTCGGCGCGTACGTCGACGCCGTATGGCCGAAGGTCCGGCCGGAGGAGGTCGTGGCCCGGCTGCTCGGGGACCCGGAGGTGCTCGCCGACGCGGCGGAGGGGCTGCTCGACGCGGACGAGCGGAAGGCCGTCGGCTGGGCGAAGCCCCCGCGTACCTGGCGGTCGGCCCGCTGGTCGGCCGCCGATCTCGTCCTCCTCGACGAGGTCGCGGGGCTGCTCGCCCACCCCGACGGCTACGGCCATGTCGTCGTCGACGAGGCCCAGGACCTCTCCCCGATGGAGTGCCGCGCGATCGCCCGCAGAGCGGCCTACGGCTCGGTGACCGTCCTCGGTGACCTCGCCCAGGGGACGACCCCGTGGGCCGCCCGCGACTGGCGCGGCCTCCTCTCCCATCTGGGCAAGCCGGACGCCCAGGTCGTCCCTCTGACCACCGGGTTCCGGGTGCCGCAGGCCGTCGTGGCACTGGCGAACGGGCTGCTGGGACGCCTGGGGGTGGACGTGCCCGCCGCCCGGTCCCTGCGCAGGGACGGGGAGTTGCGGATCAGGAGGGTGGGGGGTGGAGGGGGAGAGGGGGCGGAGACCGGGCCGGTCACGGTCGGCCAGTGGGTTCTGGGTGAGGATGTCGTCGCCGAGGCCGTGGCCGCCGTGCGGGACGCGCTCGCGGATGAGGGGTCCGTCGGGGTCATCGCGGCCGATGGACCCGACGTCGTACGGCTGTGGCAGGCGCTCGACGAGGCCGGGATCACCGCGGGTGGCCCGGACGAACCGCAGGCGCGGGTCACGGTGTTGGGGGCGGGCGTCGCGAAGGGTCTGGAGTACGACCATGTCGTGGTCGTCGAACCGGCGGCGATCGCGGCCGCCGAGGAACGGGGGCTGCACCGTCTGTACGTCGTCCTCACCCGGGCGGTGTCGCGACTGGACGTGGTGCACGCGCGTGCGTTGCCGTGGTGACGGGGGCGGGAACGGGGGCGGGGGCGGTGCGGCGCCCGGGTGGGGACGGCTGGGGCGGGCGTGGCGGGCGTGTTACCGGAAGGCGGCGGAGTCATGACCGTACCGGCACCTCGGTGATCGAGGTCGTGGCTACGGTGAGCGGGTGCCGGTGAGCGGCGGCGCGAGCCCGATCTCCCTCCCCCCAGGGGGCTCGTGCGCCGCTCGCCGGTGGTTCACGCGGTCCGACGGACCCGCTTGCGCGCCCCTCTCACGAGGCCGCGGTCTCGTCCTCGCGCCCTGCCGCCCACTCCGCGGGTTTCGTCGCGGCCTCCAGGACCGGGATCAACTGCTCCTCCTCGTAGGTGAGATGGGCTTCGAGTTCGTCGATGAGGCGCTCCATCTCGGGGAGCACGGCAACGGGGTCGGCGTTCTCGGCGGTCACCACCCGGCGCAGATCCTCGACGAGGGCGGCGATGCGCTCATGCTCCTCGTGCAGGCGGGCCAGGGTCGGGGCGAGCTCGGGGTGGCGTTCGCCGAGGAAGGGGAACAGGCCCATGCCCTCGCCGGTGTGGTGGTTGTGCAGGCCCTGGCAGAAGGTGAGGCAGTTGACGCGGAGCTGGGCGCCGAGGCCGGCCCTGCCGCCACTGGCAGTCAACTCCTTCTTGATCAGGGCGAGTTCGCGGCGGAAGGCGTCATGGACGACCTTGAGTGCCTCGCCCATGGAGTCGGCGTTGACGTTCGGCGGTCCGGCCACGGGCACCTCGCGCAGGGCGACGACCGGGATCGTACGGTCCGTCTTCGCCTGGTACTCCGCCCACCCCGGATCACCCTCGACGGCCCGCGCGAATGCCCGGTCCCGCTCCTCACCCCGCAGTACGACGGCCTCGGCCTCGTAGGTGAAGGCCCCGGTCTCCACGGTGACCCGGGGGTGGGCCGTGATGTTCCGGTACCAGTCGGGGTGGTGGGGCGAGCCCCCGGCCGACGCGATGACCAGGATCGTGCCGTCGCCGTCGGGGAGGTAGCCGAGGGGAGTGGTGTGCCGGTTGCCGGTGCGGGCGCCGGTGGTGGTCAGGAGGATCAGACGGGCGCCTTCGAAATAGCCGCCGACCTCGCCGTGACGGGCGCGGAATTCGTCGATGACTTGCTGGTTGAAGGGGTTGGGCATTCTCTGCTTTCGGTGGACGGCGACGTGGTTCGTCGCGGAATTCGGGCATGGGTGATTGCCGCGGCGCGCGGGTCAGCACATTGCCGACAGGAAGGCGTGCCGACGGAATGCGTGCCGACGGAACGCGTGCCTGCGGAATGCGTGCCGACGGAAGCTGTGTTGAGGGAGCGCGCGTCGGCGGAATGCGCGGCGTGATACGGCGCGCTGTCGTTGTCGTGTGATACGGCGCGCTGTGGTGTGGTGTGGTGCAGCGTGAAGGGGGAGTTCGACGCGCGCGCAGCAACACCGAGGAAGGAGAAGGGTGTTGGAGCAAGATGTTAGGCGCGCGGAACTTCAACGGGCGGGCTCCTGGCCCGCCCCGGCCTCACTCGGAGGCCGGGTAACCCATCCGCTCACGGCTCAAGGCCGACCCGGCAGTCATACGC
The DNA window shown above is from Streptomyces akebiae and carries:
- a CDS encoding TetR family transcriptional regulator, translated to MSESGSGLRERKKRRMYETVSDVAIRLFLEKGFDAVSVAEVAAAAEISKPTLFRYFPAKEDLVLYRIADHEDETARVVAGRAEGESVVGAVRAHFLAGLARRDPVTGLSDHPQVLAFHRLLYGTPSLVARAYGHLERAEAALAEVLGGGLDARVAAGQIVTVRRVLAEENRRRVERGDPLEEVERDAVAAAERVFGRLEGALPLGMR
- a CDS encoding HelD family protein, which gives rise to MMPRDPADPPADPAGDPTLLQDVLAHERAYHDNCRAALAAMVEGAGEQVVVGEDVSASGADAEVLGYRLRSRAKEMRELPEGPLFFGRLDFAARARSDHAGQSYHLGRLRISEDPAVPPLVVDWRAPVSRAFYQASSRDPQGVAVRRRFGWAPGSRGDSADLTGLEDEHLERRSPSNGPGPGPGPESGPEPDADADADVGTGTSSPGSLLAAEIERPRLGPMRDIAATIQPEQDDLVRADLATSVCVQGAPGTGKTAVGLHRAAYLLYTHPQRIRRGGLLILGPNRTFLSYIAEVLPALGETGVRQSTVTDEIARHEVRAEDDERAAVVKHDARMAEVLRRALYAGVAGGGGSGDRSGRGEASERGEAFGSLVLAEGSHRWRVAGDELRRIVADVRAEELPYDVGRERVRARVVRLLRDQAERRAGPRSNAWLYRISRSRPVGAYVDAVWPKVRPEEVVARLLGDPEVLADAAEGLLDADERKAVGWAKPPRTWRSARWSAADLVLLDEVAGLLAHPDGYGHVVVDEAQDLSPMECRAIARRAAYGSVTVLGDLAQGTTPWAARDWRGLLSHLGKPDAQVVPLTTGFRVPQAVVALANGLLGRLGVDVPAARSLRRDGELRIRRVGGGGGEGAETGPVTVGQWVLGEDVVAEAVAAVRDALADEGSVGVIAADGPDVVRLWQALDEAGITAGGPDEPQARVTVLGAGVAKGLEYDHVVVVEPAAIAAAEERGLHRLYVVLTRAVSRLDVVHARALPW
- a CDS encoding nitroreductase/quinone reductase family protein codes for the protein MPNPFNQQVIDEFRARHGEVGGYFEGARLILLTTTGARTGNRHTTPLGYLPDGDGTILVIASAGGSPHHPDWYRNITAHPRVTVETGAFTYEAEAVVLRGEERDRAFARAVEGDPGWAEYQAKTDRTIPVVALREVPVAGPPNVNADSMGEALKVVHDAFRRELALIKKELTASGGRAGLGAQLRVNCLTFCQGLHNHHTGEGMGLFPFLGERHPELAPTLARLHEEHERIAALVEDLRRVVTAENADPVAVLPEMERLIDELEAHLTYEEEQLIPVLEAATKPAEWAAGREDETAAS